The Plodia interpunctella isolate USDA-ARS_2022_Savannah chromosome 9, ilPloInte3.2, whole genome shotgun sequence genome includes the window CCTAGTTTGTTTTGCTTTTGCCCTTAGTGTCATTATGAAATtacctacaataaaaatgacagATATATACAAAGcgacatatttaattttagtaaaatgaaatgaaatatttaaatcgaaCTATTCAGGGGGCTGTTTTAATGTGCTTTCATTTAAagacaaaatacaataaaaatattatttacacagTCCATCTATAATCGATTCTATACACTCGAACATTCGAAATCTATACACTCACTCAAAAGACTATTCCAaattagagaaaaataaaaactattccaaattaattaattatttattccaatactaaaaaaataaagtattttattttaggcaaTAACATTAGTGCTTATTTAATTACTGTTGTCTGCTTGTTTACCGAGTGTGCTTATTGCAAACGATGATATCGGATTTTattgcctaaaggcatttgacatgactttacgaATATTGCCATCTGTAACTTCGGCGGATTCggcgtacattgctggtttttcattgcggtaaataaaagctctcatacaaactacttCGTGTATTCGCGTTGTCATCTGAGTTTGGCGATATGGTCTTTACGTGCGTTGGTGACCGATACTTTCGTGCCATTTTCAACATAAGGGCGTGAACGTTGTGAAAATGCTTACTATTCTTTAAGTTcgttttatgtataaaatataaatcaactGTAGCTGGTGCTATATCGTTGCACAGATAAATTACAACCTCAAATATCGGCCGTCCgatgatttataatattttactggaGGGTGGGTGTGTATATCATTCTTTTTGTAGATTCGTCCGAGATCGTCAATAATTAAGAAAGCGCGACAACTCTTAGAATAGTGTACACTACACTGATACCGCATCTTTGTCGTCTTCATGGCGTAATGTTTGCAGAAAGAGAATCCTTTGTACATAGCTAGAGTCTTGCCGTTTGTCGTTACAATGAATTGAGCTGAAATGATTTAATTGACACATAAGTcttaaacaaacatatctaTGCCCACAGCactatatccatactaataagagtgtttgtttgtccgtctttCGCGTAAAAACGGAGCAacggattgaggtgatttttggtgtgttGGAGTGTCATAAGCTACTTTTGTAGTCATATATATTCGTAGACTAAAACTAAAGACTTCGCCATGTATTTAACTGTACAAGTCGAATGTATCTCTGGGGAATAAAAGcctattttttttcgaaagtGTCTCTATTGAAGTGCATctggtaataattttatctttcgTTTCACTCATACGTGAGAAatgcgtattagaaatacgcgagaagaaacgggacagagcGCTAATATCTTTTGTCACTCACCGTGTGCCCATAGTTTTACAAGATTTGTATGAGATGGGCCGAGACGTTGTATCGACatcttctatctcatttggaTACGCTAGCCCGCGGTCTTTAGTTTATTTGTCTTTGCATAAattacagattaaaaaaaacctatattttgtgAGAATAACACTGACAGtgatccaaataaaaaaaaggtgtATCGCCACatagaaattaataacaaaaaaaaacttttttttttcgggaATATCTTATAaactacttataaataatcaaTCAACACTATTATGTcatacaattacaatatttccaaacaacatttttcaaaCCACTAATAATTcctatactatttttaattacatatgctacttattttcaatatataaaaatataatatggcTTTCAAGAGTGCCAGCACATTATCTGTTTAGTTCACTCGTTTGAATGTAAATAGTGCCCCATATAGGTAAGGGTGGCCAGATGCCAAGTCATTAGTTGTCTTTAGGCAATTTGAAAATTCagagttaaaataaattaaacactcGATAAGAGCCAACTAACAACTCTACTGATCATGTCCTACAAACTATCTAtagaataacaataaatattcatgtaaacgaaaattagaatattacaaatgcatttataatagttaatttaaaaaaatcaaagtagAAAAACATaccagtaataaaaataattagaataaaacataccataaacaaatatagaaCAAAAAAGCCAATTGACAGAACATTTAATGTGGTTTCACGACTTTCGTATCGTCTATATACACCTCATCATATCGACAATGTAGGTCCGGTGCGTGGTTGTGTTCATTTGAACTGATGGAAAAACTACCATCGTTGTGCTGAAACATCGTGGTCTTACATCTTTTCGAGAGGTACTTTGAACAGCGGTATCTTGTTCCACTTTTGTTTGTGtagtgtttgttataaaaaaagttgttgcACATCATCAACTGCTTACCCTTTTGCAAACTGATGAAATGTactgaaaacaaaaacgaATATAACTTCTAATAAATCTTCGTTAACTTAAAATGATAGATAAATAAGATCTAAGAAAAcaactgaaaaaaaagtaaagagttaatataggtaatatgtATAAGATAGAGATGGtgatattaatacaaatatagttaagaagattatataatacgtCGTTTCTCTAAATTAATTGGTGCAAGTAATACTTCGGGTATAATCTAATTTACACATATCATACTATTATTTAGTTCAATAACAGTTCTTTTTAACCACGAGTCctatattaggtacataaatagatacattttcacaatttcCTGTTGTGAGTTTACATTCCGGTGGAGAATGGTTATGATATACGTTGCctcttaaaattttacctgCGCCGTCCAGAACCATGGCTGCTTTGCAATTTCTAGAACTAGCCTTAGAACATTTGTACCTAATTCCATTTTTGTTTgcgtagtacctactatatGTGTATCCGTTGTACATAACGAGACGTTTGCCATCAGGAGTTTTCACGAAAGTAgctgtaaaaatatcaatggataattttcataaaagtaTAAACCTACGTCACAAACAGAACATATATTGTACATACATGAAATTCGACATTTTACACCGAAATTCTGTGATTCGTAAATAAAACCACCCTTCATTGTCCACATCATATCAATTAATCCATTTAtctcacttttttttaatagagtaCAATAACATATCACAATTTGATATATAACCCGTTTTCATCTATAAAATACTTTCTGGGTTCGTGATTATGTATCTCCACGCACTTGGTTATGGCTCCTGAGTCTTTGATAACAATGTAAGAATTGCAACCCCGCTTCGAACACTGCCATCTTTGTGATTCCCTTAACTTATGATGACGGACGAACGTATAATTATTCAGCAACAGGTGCGTTTTATTATCATGTGTCATAATATATGTTACTGAAAAATACAGACATAAAAAGACCATTTGTAATATAGTAGAtcttaaagtataaataatatatgaatggttaaaagtaaacaaattactttatcGTTGTCGTCATATGTTAGGAGACCTAGAAGATCTCCTTGAATGATCAAACTTGAACGATTTTCAAAGTATATAGTAGGTGGTCCTAGAGTGAACTCAGTTTCAGAGAGCCCAGCTTTGGTCTCGACACCCCTGACttgcaaaattaaaagataCATATTGCATTCGCACTCAAAAGTCCTAACAATTTCACAGCTATAAATCGATATGGTACGGTTATTACATGCGAGTTGTATTGTGACTCGAGCGACTGTCATCTCACAGAATGCTCaatgtgtgaaataaaataggatttaaatgcttgaaaatttataatctCAATAAAGTACAAATGCTGcttaatgattaaaatataataaattatctggTTACAcacgtaacaaaaatataggtaaaacTTTTCATGtacttttgaataaaaaaaaataatacctaggTCTGTtgaataatcaataaataagtattataatttgacaGCTTCATTTGTTGCCGAATCCTAAATGTTTCCCCTTATTTAGATTTGCATAAGAGGTGGGGGAATGTCCTAAAAGCGTGGTAATTTTTCTGTTTTGCGGTTATATCTTGTAAGGGAAACACAATATAGACATAGAAATCAAAGAATTTTTGGAGGCAAGCTGTCACTTGTGACAATAATTCCTTTTATTGCAATTAATGCAGCTTCATCTAACTTTAATTATACTGGccatgcatttttttatacctgTATATATTAAAACCAAATATTTAACAAGTGGCTCTGTAAaggctaataaaataataacaataaaaaataacaaccataaaatttaaaatgacatCACAATGGTTTCCTTTTAGGATTTTTGAAAAgtatacatatacgtatattgAATTTTCTAGATTTACATGCAGTAAGTTGCACGACTTGTCATGTCACCCCATACTCCCTTCTTAAAACACCCTACAGTTACATTTTTCATTCTCAATATTATACtgcataattaaaatgtttcattatcTTGACATTagacttaattttaatgatgttCATCCAAAGAAGTAACATTCCTAGAACAATCATCTTTGATTGGTGGGAATCCCTTAAAGCCAAGAAACTCACTATTCGTTTCTTCTTTCATGTCAACGCTTGTATCAACGTCTGTAAAATCACGAGCTTGAAATTTATTCTCTTTGACAACATTATTTCGCTTCTTTGGCGGACGACCTCGCTTTCGAGCCATCAGCGGTGTTAATTTCACGAAAGGCCCAGAAGTGCTATAAATTTTATGGATATGTGCATCAGCTGTCACGGCGCCTTTGGCTGGCCGACCacgtttaatattatttattttgagtcCAGACTCTTGCCGAAAACGCTTGACTATGCGACGAATCTCAGATTTTTTGGAATCAAGTGAAGAGCTACCATTTTGAATTCTAAATGGTCGGTTGCGCTTCGAAACCTTTTTTGAATTATCAGCATATATTTGAAGCATCGGTTTTGAAGAATTGACTTGAGTTGTATTTTGTGACTCGGTTATCATAGCACATTTGGTGCTTTTGTTTAGCTTCTTTGGTGGGCGAACGCACGATCCAATGTCGTTTATCCTAAGGGGAGATTCCTggagaaaatgctcatcagtgCTGCGGACATCTAGTATCTTTGGCACAATCATATCAATCGCAACTCTCCGTTTTTTAGGAGGTCGACCTCTTTTCGCAGTcacataattttctttcacacctttatataaaatttgaggCTCATGTTCTACGGTGAAATTTCTTCTCACGGGTTTACCGCGCTGAATATAAACGTAATAAGGGCCATTGTtatctgtataatatttttttggggGATGTGAATGCATTTCCTCAGCTGTTATTATTTCAGTGCCTATTAAGTAGACTTGAGCGGCACAAGGACCTACAGCGCTGCACTGATATCTTGTGCCATGTTTAGTGTTGTATTTCTTGGAATACGTGAAATTATTAAGCATCAATAAACGGTTTCCTTTTTCTGTGACTATGAAGAAGGCGGGACCAGCTGTAATATAAAACACGCCAATTACGTCgacctattaatattacagaAGTACAAACCTAAAACTTCCGATGAAGGGAATACGATATATGACAGTCGATTAATTCAAATAGATATTAACTTAATCCGTTAACATGTTGTGTAAGAACTTATAAGCAATGATTATAATCCACATACAGAGGTAAAAGTTATCAGAAACTGTATTTGTTCAGGTTGGCAAAAAGAAAACCAAAAAGACCATTGCCATCAacgatttaattattataatattcgaCGGTGGAATCATTATTGCggatgtaattttttacatcTTTAGtgaaaatatgtcaaaaaatactatttgaaaacaacattaaattgatgacaatgaaatataaataaccaaTACATATCTTAGtgcctttaaataaaaaaaaaaagtttccgGTTTACATTCTGTtgtaaatattagtataaaattccattgtaaaagtcaataaaCAAAACCCTTTCACATgccttaaaaaaatctaaaaagcAATCTCacttaattgtaaatataaataactgtattataataacctaaaagtaaattatataaaaagtatctattacaaattgaatacaaacttaattttgtaTCTTCCAATGTTCTTCACATTgggataatataatatcacttTACAAAACGTTTGTAAGAATAGTTGACCTGTCTAACTACATGGTTGGACAGGTCAACTTCACTAAACAGTACAGCCATCTTACGAAAGCCGTTTACTATATACGGAATTATAACACGATTATCGCCACATCATATCTCTAaagccggctccacactgtcgtcgaacagtttgctaAACTTTGGCAGATTCCTTAtaaattgctggtttttcattgcagtaaataaaagctctcaacTGTCAACTCAGCTCTCGATTCAACAAAACTAAACTCGTTGATTATTAGATCActgaattgaatttaaataccATCATCGGAACtatgtacaatattattatagaactttttatttattcgtttaaGAATATTGACTTGAGATTTCCGTCTCCTCTCCGTCTATCATCAGCCCTTCCTTTGATCTCCATATACCTACGACCGAACACGTGTCTTCTcctttatttgatataaaccCATTTTAGGTTTAATATAAACCCATTCTAGGCTTTCCTCTTAACTAGAACTTTACTTAAACGTAAGTTTATCgctaattatacattttattgttagcaAGCCACATTTTTACccgtaatatataatttgattgcGAGTCAACATCTGATGACAAGGAATTAGGATTTCTGCCTACACCGGCCCACCTAATAGCCGCTCCTACTCCATTAGCCAATCACATTGTAGCGTTGTAACGTGATGTGGTAAAATGACAACAACGCCGCATTGTGATTAGTTGGCAGCGTAAACACGAACAAGTTCGAAATTGATAACTTTCAGATTTGTTTACAACCatgtacaaataatttataataaatgcatttaaatttacattctaACATAGATACCGGCTTGTGTGCGTCTGTATTGCGTTGGCGGATGCGTGTGTACTTCGTTGCATTTGACGACGCGAGCTAGTTCGTCCAAAGTGAGATACGCGTGGCATCTCGTTGACACACTTTTGGTGCACTGGAGTCGAATACCGGACTTCAAGTTGCAGTGTTTTCTGTACGAAAAGCCATTGTACAGGACAAGGGATCGGCCCCCACTGGTTACTATGAAGTTCACTGTTGGAAatcatactatttattaacattatatgtGCAAGTatggttaaaaaataacacatttccATATAAGAAGCGGATTTTAGTGTGATTCAGTAGTGTTCAGATTTTAATGTGAAGTTTTACTTCGATGCTATCGATACATACGATATTTTTTGGATTAGGTCAGTAGACTCATTTGAGTAAGTAATGATTGATAGAGATGACGATCTATTTAatatgcgaaaaaaaaaagaagtgcacgaaatatacatttaattcaaTTGAAACATGGTGTCCTGTCACAGTATGCGAAATTTAGTTAGTTAGTTCCGTGGTATAAACTATACCAGTTTTGGTATACAACATAACGTCTTTCCCGTTGCTGAGACGTCGATAGCTCACTGGCCCGTGTGTATGCGCAGTCTTGTACTTTGTGATTTGGTTATTGGAATTCACTACGATGTACGCTGTACAACCTTGATGCGTTGACCAAATCTCACTTGGACATGTTTTCTGTATGAGTATGAATTGTGGAGGACGATTTGCCGGCCCATTTCGGTCGTTAAGAAAGTCACtgttcagaaataaatatgtgaaatGAACTAGGTATGTACAGAGAAAGATAAgctattttgaattttacatGTGAACAGTAAccaaataattcaaaaaaaaatctattcaatttcaatacgtccaatagaaaatgaaatatattatagatattatgaATAACTTAATTCTATATACACTTCACTCCACAATCTATATGGCAAGgcatgaaatatttatcattttaatgtaggatcaattttaacttttatctCCCACATAGCTTAGTACACAAGCTTATGCCCACACCGTGTGTATAATATGAACATTAATAtgacaatttaatatattttccatttttaagCTGACGGAATCGTACAGGCTCATGGATGTGCGTCTCGTTGCACCTGATGATGTCCAGCACAGCATGGCGTAGAGTGAAGAACGCGTTGCATCCTACAGAATGCTTGATGCATCGAAAGCGAACTCCTAGTTTGTCTTCCCGATGTTTTTGAAAAGAATGGTCTTTGTAGATAGCGATAATCCGGTTCTGGATGGTCGTTATGTAAGTCActatttcaaaaagaaaaccacaataaatactaaatctGACATTcataaaagttaaagcatacaaGCGTAAGTGTGTTTTGTCACTTTCCAATTTATGACATTTAGCAGTatccattaatttttttatgaataacggggTAAGTGTGTATTGTATAcagaaataatgtaaaaaaataaattattatgtgtcTCCTTTTGAATGATGGGCTTAAAGCTGGGTTTTCACTATACGAGTGTTCGTGGCCCAAGTTCGATCACATGGTAAGAATAGCGCTCGAGATTTAACAGACCAATACCATTAGTACAGTGAAAACCGGGCTTTATACCCCAGGTTATAGAGGCCTGCATgagtatatagataaacgtgTAACCTTTGGAGAAGGCGATATTAACTCAATAGCACTTTTAGTATGAAGCATGgtaatattcttcttcatagtcgtattcctcatggctgagggacgtgattattacgtggaatgaaacacaacaactttcttggcattatcaATGGAGTGGTAtgccattaccttctccatttcacacacaagttaataataatcaaccagtgcaggtttcctcacgatgttttccttcaccggaagcaactggtggtcgatgaaaactactatatatgggtcagatttgtatacaaactcatgtggcacgagtaggattcgaaccttaaCCTTGTAATATTAGGTgtagtaatgaaaataatcgtGGATAAGCCATCTacgtatattattaaaattaacgctGACAAGACAGACATAAaagatgttattattataatacagtaTGTGAATCCCAATCATGACAATATGAATCTAGGAGAAGCTCCTCTAACTCTTTTCAATAAATCTGGTAATAATGATTCAGAGTATTTCAGAGCGAATTGTCAACGTCATCATCTTTGTCGAAAGTACAATCCACTTTTAGTTTTCCCATACTTTGTTGGTTCATGCAAGTGCTTTTCATTACTCATCAAAATGCGCTGGTCTTGGTCAATAATCAAATATCCCCTGCATCCCCTATAACTGTAGATACATTGGAGTCTCATCCCTGATTTGAGCTTGCAATGTTTTCTGTAGGCGTAGCTGTTGTGGATTACCAGTAATCGGCCCGTGTCGGTCATTACGAAATGCGCTGtgcaaattaatttcaattgagTACTTCAAAAACGGCGTCAAAAGAACGAAATGCGCGTGCCTACTTTACACTAGGCCACTACGTCTACTGAACAAGCGATAAATTACATAGGGATGGCCGAAACTCTTTAAAACATTCAAGTAAAATGAGAAAAGattgtgtgtttcattaaatacctaaatattatatacaaagttaaaaacaagttaaatttcagAGAACAATCTATTGTAAGTGATGCAAGTTTTCACTGGGACTAATGTGTGGGATAAAAGCACAGGATAAAAGTGATACTTACGTCCCCGCGTGATTGGCTGGCTGCCTGGCTGCAAAACGATGTCGAAAATCGCACTATCAGATCGTTCTTGATTTAAAGCAAGACTTAGCTCAAGCTGCTTCTTGCTTAATATATATCAGTCGGACTCttcaaataatgttattgtacTGATGTGCCGTTCTCGAAATTTTCGCATTCTCGGAAATTTCAACAACGACACATCGGTACACAGTCAGGAAACATTCTAATAACCAACAATTTTATTCAGATCATTGCCGTGACATTACCGATGAGAATTTCTCTTGAAAATCTGCGGGAATTCTCAAGGGAATTTCCCAGCGACACATCGCTAgttctaattataatattcatacttCCGTCATTATATATCTTATAAAATCTACACAGATAATTTCATTATCTACATCCGATGATAAATACCGTTCTTCACCGAATACTCCAGCGGTGCATGACGGTGTTCTTCCTTCTTCTTTATAATGACGCCATTATCGTCCACGATGACGTAAGAGCGGCATTTCTTCTCCTGGCAGCACCTGTACCGCGTCCCGGTAAGCAGGCGCAGGTGGTAACGGAACGTGTACGAATTTAGCTTTAACAATAGCCTGTTGTTGATTGTCTGTATAAATTCCactgaaatattgaaaaaaacgTGAATGACGAAAAAGGTACTAAACGTAGTAGATACCAAAAAGCTAAGTCGTTCGTAGAAAAACTTCGTTAAGCTATTGTTGGCACCTACAGCTGAAAAATCAGTAATAATGGTATAAAAATGCATTAgtatgaaatatattgaacacctaaatcaaataaaagtaaaatatttatttacaaagcaTAACATACAATATGTATTTCACACTGCCTTTCGATCAATGTACTTGGCCATTAACTTGGGACCTTGGGAGTCGATAAAGTAACATCTGCGCTCTGGCACGGTGTGCAAAACAGGCAACGAAAATATCACAAGTATCAGCAACGGAACTGCTAGCGGTACTGTAGTAACGGGACGCACGATAGAAGGTGAAACTGGAAAGGTTTTCACATAACGAGGTCCAAAGTTAAGATGGCCGTATAGTGTTGGTAAAACTTGGCTTCAACTTCCTAGATCAACACTCTTAACAGTTTAATATGTCTACATGATTTCTTTCTATAAACtccatgattttttaattaaaaacataaccaGAAATCAACGCTCCAGAGATTCTAGAGCCGATGATAAATTCCATTCTTCACGTAATACTCTAGCGGAGGATGGTCGTGTTGTTCCTTCTTCTTCACAATGACGCCTTGGTCATCCACGACGACGTACGAGCTGCATTGTCTCTCCTGACAGCATCTGTACCGTTTCCCAGTGACCAGACGGAGGTGGTACCGGAACGTGTACGAATTGAGcatcaataaaaacttgttgtTTCGCGTCTGCACGAATTGCGCTGTAATATTGAATAAACGTGagtacaagatttttttaaaccaacAATGCATTTATAACTAAAACCATTCTCGCTCTTGCTACAGTCGAGAACACATCAGCCCAACCATGCAAATTCGACGCTGTTGCCGTAAGAATGTACTGCAGTACGTCGTAATGTCATGCTGTTGACTATATTCCGgtcatatcatttattataattgtatacatcaatgatttatttcaattagttTAATATACATAGCACTTACggataaataatacattttattatttcctttcaagcacaaatattgttttttgttcgACTATACAGTCGtgttatcattatcatcatatagataataaataatgtttgaagtaggtttttatatttttcatatacataaaagtaaaaaaaaaacagtattcCCAAAAGTTCATTATATTCTGGAAGGAATATATTTCAACATAAGACctaatatcaatttttataaaaagctacttactaacaaatataacttttttttaaactacgtacattttactgaataaattacgttttttGTTTGGCACTTTTcaataagtactttttaagTGATAAAGACAAAATTCTTCGACACATATTGACTAGTACAGTAAAAGggaaactaattataaattaacctAATTTTATGGGTTCTTTGTATCTCAtatgaagtattttattactagttCAGTTCAACTCATCTATAGAAAAATacgttatttgttttatatggcAAAATTTGTCACTgtttaaatttgcattttgtcatatttacgaaaaaacaatataaatttacaatactgTAAGTATAACATACGTATACAACATATTATCATGCCTGGTTCATAGGGCCAGCGAACAGTcactgtattaaaatataaaaaaagcttagttactttaaataataagtattcaaCACATCttgtaggtataaaaattaagaaaatcactaagttaaaaaaaaacaaccaaATTCATAATAGGTTGCTACTACtaccatataaaaaatacttactatcataaaaaatacggAGACGTCAGaatttggattttattaatttacatctCCACTTTGTTACTACTACTTCCATCTATTGTCAAATCTTGGCAACTAATCTCATGAGATACAATATGCTGCCACTAGGTGGCGTTTACgcagattatattttaagcttTGTTTCCCAAATACAATCGAAA containing:
- the LOC128672430 gene encoding uncharacterized protein LOC128672430, giving the protein MLNNFTYSKKYNTKHGTRYQCSAVGPCAAQVYLIGTEIITAEEMHSHPPKKYYTDNNGPYYVYIQRGKPVRRNFTVEHEPQILYKGVKENYVTAKRGRPPKKRRVAIDMIVPKILDVRSTDEHFLQESPLRINDIGSCVRPPKKLNKSTKCAMITESQNTTQVNSSKPMLQIYADNSKKVSKRNRPFRIQNGSSSLDSKKSEIRRIVKRFRQESGLKINNIKRGRPAKGAVTADAHIHKIYSTSGPFVKLTPLMARKRGRPPKKRNNVVKENKFQARDFTDVDTSVDMKEETNSEFLGFKGFPPIKDDCSRNVTSLDEHH